In Perognathus longimembris pacificus isolate PPM17 chromosome 23, ASM2315922v1, whole genome shotgun sequence, a single genomic region encodes these proteins:
- the Thumpd1 gene encoding THUMP domain-containing protein 1 — protein sequence MAASVPQPPPQVASKRKSKAQYVPAKRARRCDAGGSRQLEPGLQGILITCNMNERKCVEEAYSLLNEYGDDLYGPEKFVEKDQQPSGSEEDDDDDVESALKKEVGDIKASTEMRLRRFQSVESGANNVVFIRTLGIEPEKLVHHILQDMYKTKKKKTRVILRMLPVSGTCKAFLEDMKKYAETFLEPWFKAPNKGTFQIVYKSRNNGHMNREEVIKELAGIVASLNSENKVDLTNPQYTVVVEIIKAVCCLSVVEDYMLFRKYNLQEVVKNAKDPSQLYPKLGNGKEVKLEPDNKLNQNDAADGNGKKQEVSKNCEEQDQPKPRSETEVLMKEEVGKSEPASQITDESKSNENDLL from the exons ATGGCAGCTTCAGTGCCGCAACCGCCTCCTCAGGTCGCAAGCAAGCGCAAAAGCAAAGCCCAGTATGTGCCAGCCAAGCGGGCTCGGCGTTGTGATGCCGGCGGTTCGCGGCAGCTGGAGCCGGGGTTGCAAGGTATTCTTATTACCTGCAACATGAACGAGCGCAAGTGCGTGGAGGAAGCGTATAGTCTGCTAAACGAATACGGTGACGACCTGTATGGGCCTGAAAAG TTTGTAGAAAAGGATCAGCAGCCCTCTGGAAGtgaggaagatgatgatgatgatgtggagTCTGCCTTGAAAAAAGAAGTTGGAGATATTAAGGCTTCTACAGAGATGAGATTAAGAAGATTCCAGTCAGTGGAGAGTGGAGCAAATAATGTAGTCTTCATCAGGACACTTGGCATAG AGCCTGAGAAACTGGTGCATCATATTCTCCAGGATATGTataaaaccaagaaaaagaagaCTCGAGTTATTCTACGAATGTTACCAGTTTCAGGCACATGTAAAGCTTTCTTAGAAGATATGAAAAAATATGCAGAAACATTTTTGGAACCCTGGTTTAAAGCTCCAAACAAAGGGACATTTCAGATTGTATACAAATCTAGAAACAATGGTCATATGAATAGagaagaagttatcaaagaattGGCAG GAATCGTGGCCAGCCtcaattcagaaaataaagtaGATCTCACCAATCCACAGTACACGGTGGTAGTAGAAATTATCAAAGCTGTCTGTTGCTTGAGTGTTGTGGAAGATTACATGCTTTTCAGAAAATACAATCTCCAGGAGGTGGTGAAGAATGCTAAAGACCCATCACAGCTTTACCCAAAGCTGGGAAATgggaaagaagtaaaattggAACCTGACAACAAATTAAATCAGAATGATGCAGCAGACGGAAATGGGAAGAAACAAGAGGTATCAAAGAATTGCGAGGAGCAAGATCAGCCAAAACCAAGATCTGAGACAGAGGTACTAATGAAGGAAGAAGTGGGTAAATCTGAGCCTGCAAGTCAAATCACAGATGAATCCAAATCAAATGAAAATGACCTCTTATAG